A single region of the Neodiprion pinetum isolate iyNeoPine1 chromosome 5, iyNeoPine1.2, whole genome shotgun sequence genome encodes:
- the LOC124219463 gene encoding ankyrin repeat domain-containing protein 16 has translation MSTLTSISSKTFLKASQKGNITKLKELASTNDIKDWTVYRHEASGDTALHLAAREGRLDVVKYLCETWKEPPFRTEVANKDMKRPVHDAAQSAKLDVLEYLLGQGAAVDPLKRADWTPLMLACTKVGEEAASCVKALLRHGAASELQNKDGWTPLMVACRTGNVDVVKCLMTRSSRSVYMRSKNGRSPLHVAAFHGCRNVIDLILSQDSDLINWQDSSGSTPLLESVKSGDLPTFQRLIDSKANVNAIDNVGQNVLHIAAQCGNTEIIEYILNRKLIDVESPTLHGITPLMFAEKNKQLKAIKILSSFQTR, from the exons ATGAGTACCTTAACCTCGATCTCAAGCAAGACCTTTCTGAAAGCGAGTCAGAAAGGTAATATAACAAAGTTAAAAGAGCTCGCCTCTACAAACGACATTAAAGACTGGACGGTATATCGTCACGAAGCATCAGGAGATACGGCTCTGCACTTGGCGGCACGCGAAGGTCGTTTAGACGTGGTGAAATATCTGTGCGAAACATGGAAGGAGCCACCCTTCAGAACGGAAGTGGCGAACAAAGATATGAAAAGACCGGTGCACGACGCAGCTCAATCCGCGAAACTCGACGTCCTCGAATATCTTCTTGGTCAAG GTGCCGCCGTGGATCCCTTGAAACGTGCAGACTGGACCCCCCTGATGTTAGCCTGCACCAAAGTCGGAGAGGAAGCAGCGAGTTGCGTGAAAGCTCTGCTTCGACACGGCGCAGCTTCCGAATTGCAGAACAAAGACGGCTGGACGCCGCTGATGGTGGCTTGTAGGACTGGAAACGTCGACGTGGTTAAATGCCTGATGACACGCTCGTCTCGCAGTGTATACATGAGGAGTAAAAACGGTCGAAGCCCTTTACACGTGGCTG CGTTTCACGGCTGTCGGAATGTGATTGATTTGATTTTATCCCAAGATTCGGATTTGATAAATTGGCAGGATTCGTCCGGATCAACCCCGCTTTTGGAGTCCGTAAAGAGCGGTGATTTACCAACGTTTCAACGTTTGATAGATTCGAAAGCTAACGTGAACGCGATAGACAATGTGGGGCAAAATGTTTTACACATCGCCGCACAGTGCGGTAACACAGAGATCATTGAATACATATTAAATCGTAAATTGATCGACGTCGAATCTCCAACTCTCCATGGCATAACACCTTTGATGTTCGCTGAGAAGAACAAACAGCTCAAAGCGATCAAAATCTTATCATCTTTTCAAACTCGATAG